In Malus sylvestris chromosome 15, drMalSylv7.2, whole genome shotgun sequence, a single genomic region encodes these proteins:
- the LOC126602296 gene encoding BEL1-like homeodomain protein 2, which yields MGIATLPQLPPPPPKGNLHHHHHSIDSENYYNPLNSMSQDYHQGIFTFSNGFERSAMTSHQEQQRQQQHHLAQQIRREKLRVQGFETPAPSPLVGLDEEESSGLPAYETAGMLSEMFNYPPGSGPAGAAELLGHPMSTNYRMMPQPQQTAAVSAAADWYGRVGGGGLGPLGDLKNQHHPQISTINADSAAAMQLFLMNPSQPRSPSPPPSHTTSSTLHMLLPNPSTTTTNSLQGFAAASGGAAFGQFTWVPESHQGHEEGGNTAGGGGEIGGVVEGQGLSLSLSTSLQHLEAAKANEFGMGSESASSLLYYNNQGDHQHQGSNTQYKNLVSYHHQALHSLQQGGVVGGHHVGFGSSSSSFGVVNVLRNSKYVKAAQELLEEFCSVGRGQLKKSKFGGSTSGRHNTTTNPSSNPAGTSGSGGGTSSSLSKDVPPLSAADRIEHQRRKVKLLSMLDEVDRRYNHYCEQMQMVVNAFDLVMGFGAAVPYTALAQKAMSRHFRCLKDTITAQLKHSCELLGEKDGAGTSGITKGETPRLKLLEQSLRQQRAFHQMGMMEQEAWRPQRGLPERSVNILRAWLFEHFLHPYPSDADKHLLARQTGLSRNQVSNWFINARVRLWKPMVEEMYQQEANEEEVGGGGGGGAVSATADQERERNNNAGFSAQTPTPTMTTATTPPPTTNSPTGKRSDINASENDSSLIAINRHQQQQQHHPMMATTTSSAVAPPASQCFTAAAADDTCRSYGTTSGNANIAAHHDHPNSSNIGSSTLTSFGTTTAAGDVSLTLGLRHAGGGGGSNMPDKNSSSFSIRDFGGC from the exons ATGGGCATAGCAACTTTACCCCAACTCCCACCACCGCCACCAAAGGGAAATcttcatcaccaccaccactcaATTGATTCAGAAAACTACTACAATCCTCTTAATTCTATGTCCCAAGACTACCACCAAGGCATCTTTACCTTCTCCAATGGCTTCGAGAGATCTGCTATGACAAGCCACCAAGAACAACAGCGGCAGCAACAACACCACTTGGCACAGCAGATCCGGAGGGAAAAGCTGAGGGTGCAAGGCTTCGAAACCCCTGCCCCGTCGCCACTTGTTGGCCTAGACGAGGAAGAATCCAGTGGCCTCCCAGCATATGAAACCGCCGGCATGTTGTCTGAGATGTTCAATTACCCTCCAGGCAGCGGCCCTGCTGGGGCTGCCGAACTACTAGGGCATCCAATGTCAACCAACTATCGGATGATGCCTCAGCCGCAGCAGACTGCTGCCGTGTCTGCTGCGGCCGACTGGTACGGAAGAGTGGGTGGTGGTGGGCTGGGACCATTGGGAGATTTAAAAAATCAGCACCATCCCCAGATTTCAACAATTAATGCAGACTCAGCGGCAGCCATGCAGCTTTTCCTAATGAACCCATCACAACCAAGAtcgccttctcctcctccttctcacACCACTTCTTCCACCCTTCACATGTTGCTTCCAAAcccatccaccaccaccaccaattcACTCCAAGGGTTTGCCGCCGCGTCCGGAGGAGCGGCTTTTGGTCAATTCACTTGGGTTCCTGAGAGTCATCAAGGCCATGAAGAAGGAGGCAATACCGCTGGCGGCGGTGGTGAAATTGGTGGGGTTGTGGAAGGCCAAGGACTTTCATTGTCTCTATCAACTTCTTTGCAGCACTTGGAGGCAGCAAAAGCTAACGAATTCGGGATGGGATCAGAGAGTGCTAGTAGCTTATTGTATTATAATAATCAAGGAGATCATCAACATCAAGGGTCTAATACTCAATACAAGAATTTGGTTTCCTACCATCATCAGGCATTGCATAGTTTGCAGCAAGGTGGCGTTGTAGGCGGTCATCATGTCGGTTTCGGGTCGTCGTCATCATCGTTCGGAGTTGTGAACGTGTTGAGGAACTCCAAGTATGTGAAGGCTGCCCAAGAATTGTTGGAAGAGTTTTGCAGTGTAGGGAGGGGTCAGCTCAAGAAGAGCAAGTTTGGTGGTAGTACTAGTGGTAGGCATAACACCACCACAAACCCTAGTTCCAATCCAGCTGGCACTAGTGGCAGCGGCGGTGGTACCTCTTCATCTTTATCAAAGGATGTGCCTCCGTTATCAGCCGCTGATAGGATTGAACATCAACGAAGGAAAGTCAAACTACTGTCCATGCTTGATGAG GTGGATCGAAGGTACAATCACTACTGCGAACAAATGCAGATGGTGGTAAACGCATTCGATCTGGTGATGGGTTTCGGAGCGGCGGTGCCGTACACAGCCTTAGCTCAAAAGGCCATGTCAAGACATTTTCGGTGCCTAAAGGACACGATCACGGCACAGTTGAAGCACAGCTGTGAGCTACTTGGAGAGAAAGATGGTGCAGGAACCTCAGGAATAACCAAAGGAGAGACCCCAAGGCTGAAGCTTCTAGAGCAAAGCCTAAGACAGCAAAGAGCATTTCATCAAATGGGCATGATGGAACAAGAAGCTTGGAGGCCCCAACGGGGCCTGCCGGAACGCTCAGTCAACATCTTGAGAGCCTGGCTTTTTGAGCATTTTCTTCACCC GTATCCAAGCGATGCTGATAAGCATCTGTTGGCTCGACAGACTGGACTATCCAGAAATCAg GTCTCAAATTGGTTCATAAATGCTAGGGTTCGATTGTGGAAACCCATGGTGGAAGAGATGTACCAGCAAGAAGCCAATGAAGAAGAagtaggaggaggaggaggaggaggagctgTTAGTGCAACAGCAGATCAAGAGAGAGAACGTAACAACAATGCTGGCTTCTCTGCACAAACTCCAACGCCTACAATGACAACTGCCACGACACCACCACCAACAACAAATTCGCCAACAGGCAAAAGATCCGATATCAATGCCTCTGAAAACGACTCTTCACTCATAGCAATCAATAGGCAtcagcaacagcagcagcaccACCCCATGATggccaccaccacctcctctGCGGTGGCGCCGCCTGCTTCCCAGTGCTTCACCGCCGCGGCTGCCGACGACACGTGTCGCAGCTATGGGACCACCTCGGGTAATGCAAATATTGCAGCTCATCATGATCATCCAAATAGTAGTAATATCGGTTCTTCTACGCTTACAAGCTTCGGGACCACCACGGCAGCTGGTGACGTGTCACTCACTCTAGGGCTCCGCCatgctggtggtggtggtggaagcAATATGCCCGACAagaattcttcttctttctccattAGGGACTTCGGGGGCTGTTAA